The Solanum lycopersicum chromosome 9, SLM_r2.1 genome window below encodes:
- the LOC138338502 gene encoding uncharacterized protein — protein sequence MQNYQTKPYPRTQAPRPNARSYRQVPPPQQSGYDPSRPRFEKNPSRSFTALVESRTKLIERLSAAGYIHPVVSKPVGVNSKFYRPEQRCAYHSNSVGHDTEGCINLKHKILELIDQEVVSLHPAAPNVNMNPLPNHGGGNINMIETNEDERETKRITPVVQEDMEKAIAFLSVKDKGEFVILTPAKVVALVPSKTLAKPKFVMQTAVAEGMTRSGRCHTSDELALGGPKKYHAKRPISKAEAEEFWRRMQPKYYSTVKHLEKTPAQISVWAMLMSSWSHRQALMKALDDTYVLSGTSSDNVAAMIHKFIRGHRISFCNEELPAKGRAHNKALHITVICRGKIVNCVLIYDGSVLNICPLSTLKQLRFDLGKLEQNQVNVRVSDGVQRETLGAVNLTIQMGHSGK from the coding sequence ATGCAAAACTACCAAACAAAACCCTACCCCAGAACCCAAGCTCCACGCCCAAATGCCCGCAGTTATCGACAAGTCCCTCCCCCTCAGCAGAGCGGGTATGATCCCTCTCGCCCCAGGTTTGAGAAGAACCCCTCCAGAAGCTTCACTGCGTTGGTAGAAAGCAGAACTAAATTGATCGAAAGATTATCTGCGGCcggatacatccaccctgtggTGTCTAAGCCTGTGGGTGTCAATTCCAAATTCTACAGACCGGAGcagagatgtgcttatcattccaataGTGTTGGACATGATACAGAAGGCTGTATAAATCTCAAGCACAAGATCCTGGAGTTGATTGACCAGGAAGTGGTCTCCCTTCATCCTGCGGCACCAAACGTCAACATGAATCCGTTGCCAAATCATGGGGGTGGGAACATCAACATGATAGAAACTAATGAAGATGAGCGTGAAACCAAGAGAATTACTCCTGTTGTTCAGGAAGACATGGAAAAGGCTATTGCTTTTTTGAGCGTCAAGGATAAGGGAGAGTTCGTCATTCTGACACCTGCAAaggttgttgccttggtgccctCTAAGACTCTCGCCAAACCCAAGTTTGTTATGCAAACGGCCGTGGCTGAAGGCATGACTAGATCTGGCAGATGTCACACTTCTgatgagcttgctctcggaggacCAAAGAAATATCATGCCAAGAGACCCATAAGTAAAGCAGAAGCCGAGGAGTTCTGGAGGAGAATGCAGCCTAAATATTACTCCACCGTCAAGCACTTGGAGAAGACTCCAGCCCAGATTTCTGTGTGGGCCATGCTGATGAGCTCCTGGTCCCATAGACAGGCTTTGATGAAAGCACTGGATGACACGTATGTGCTCTCAGGTACAAGCAGCGACAATGTAGCTGCTATGATTCACAAATTCATTCGTGGACACCGCATCAGTTTCTGCAATGAAGAATTGCCGGCCAAAGGGAGGGCCCATAACAAAGCTCTACACATCACCGTGATATGCCGTGGAAAGATCGTCAACTGTGTTTTAATATACGATGGATCTGTCCTGAACATATGCCCCTTGTCCACACTGAAGCAACTAAGGTTTGACCTCGGAAAGTTGGAGCAAAACCAGGTCAATGTGAGAGTATCCGATGGTGTGCAGAGAGAGACGTTAGGAGCGGTGAacttgaccatccaaatgggccACTCAGGAAAGTAG